From Clarias gariepinus isolate MV-2021 ecotype Netherlands chromosome 2, CGAR_prim_01v2, whole genome shotgun sequence, one genomic window encodes:
- the chrm2a gene encoding muscarinic acetylcholine receptor M2a translates to MSSAPRAVRELFLRQEQMDGINFTLGNSSEGNETEPGVETSPYKTVEVVFIMLVAGSLSLVTVVGNILVMLSIKVNRSLQTVNNYFLFSLACADFIIGLCSMNLYTLYIVIGSWPLGPVVCDLWLALDYVVSNASVMNLLIISFDRYFCVTKPLSYPVKRTTKMAGMMIAAAWVLSFILWAPAILFWQFIVGGRTVPEGECYIQFFSNAAVTFGTAIAAFYLPVIIMMVLYWQVSRASKSRVKKDNRKPSAANAGTGSPSQTRSNAANKLDNNNVMANDPNRNQTQTTDEMTNQNDNKMQNGKGPSTASGAREVDGTSRENCVPVEEKESSNDSTSGSGAQVHQKPEANDTHTPPRHNAKTGASKLTCIKIVTKSPKGDCYTPSNTTVEIVPPAEKQNHVARKIAKMTKQPPKKKKAAPSREKKVTRTIMAILVAFVATWTPYNVMVLINTFCNSCIPNTVWTIGYWLCYINSTINPACYALCNATFKKTFKQLLLCQYKNIRSTR, encoded by the coding sequence ATGAGCAGTGCTCCTCGTGCAGTAAGGGAGCTCTTCCTGAGGCAGGAACAGATGGACGGAATAAACTTCACGTTGGGGAATTCCTCCGAGGGAAATGAAACGGAGCCAGGTGTGGAGACGAGCCCCTATAAAACAGTGGAGGTGGTGTTCATTATGCTAGTAGCAGGCTCACTTAGCCTGGTAACTGTGGTCGGGAATATACTAGTAATGCTCTCAATAAAGGTCAACAGAAGCCTACAGACTGTCAATAACTACTTCTTGTTCAGCTTAGCATGTGCAGACTTTATCATTGGGCTTTGCTCTATGAACCTGTATACTCTTTATATTGTCATTGGTTCCTGGCCGCTTGGCCCTGTAGTATGTGACCTGTGGTTGGCCCTGGACTATGTGGTCAGTAATGCGTCGGTCATGAACTTACTCATTATCAGTTTTGACCGCTATTTCTGCGTCACAAAACCGCTGAGTTATCCTGTAAAGAGGACCACTAAGATGGCAGGGATGATGATTGCTGCTGCCTGGGTGCTGTCCTTTATCCTCTGGGCTCCTGCTATCCTCTTTTGGCAATTCATTGTGGGTGGCCGCACTGTGCCAGAAGGGGAGTGTTATATCCAGTTCTTTTCAAATGCAGCTGTTACCTTCGGCACTGCTATTGCTGCCTTCTACTTGCCTGTCATCATAATGATGGTGCTATATTGGCAAGTCTCTCGAGCCAGCAAAAGTCGTGTGAAAAAGGACAACCGCAAACCTTCTGCTGCCAATGCCGGAACTGGATCTCCCAGTCAGACCCGTAGCAATGCAGCCAACAAGCTGGACAACAACAACGTAATGGCCAATGACCCTAATcgaaatcaaacccagaccacAGATGAAATGACCAACCAGAATGACAACAAAATGCAGAATGGCAAAGGGCCATCCACAGCCAGTGGGGCAAGAGAAGTGGATGGAACTTCCAGAGAGAATTGTGTCCCAGTTGAGGAGAAAGAGAGCTCCAACGACTCTACTTCTGGTAGTGGGGCCCAAGTTCATCAGAAGCCCGAAGCCAATGACACTCACACGCCTCCACGGCACAATGCCAAGACCGGTGCCTCTAAACTTACCTGCATTAAAATTGTCACCAAGTCACCCAAAGGAGACTGTTATACTCCCTCCAACACCACAGTGGAGATTGTACCACCAGCTGAGAAGCAGAACCACGTGGCCCGCAAGATTGCAAAGATGACTAAgcagccccccaaaaaaaagaaagcagctcCTTCCAGAGAGAAGAAGGTGACACGTACCATCATGGCAATCTTGGTGGCATTTGTAGCCACATGGACACCCTATAATGTGATGGTTCTCATCAATACTTTCTGCAACAGTTGTATCCCCAACACGGTGTGGACCATTGGCTACTGGCTCTGCTACATCAACAGCACCATCAACCCTGCATGCTATGCTCTGTGCAATGCCACATTCAAAAAGACCTTCAAGCAGCTACTGCTTTGCCAGTATAAAAATATCCGCTCAACCAGATGA